The following are encoded together in the Planctomycetota bacterium genome:
- a CDS encoding helix-hairpin-helix domain-containing protein produces MAVAGFRLRETQMKTPMEGPLHTTLPQWRVDLDRAGPDELAALPGIGPSLAGTIVADREARGPFRTLEGLDRVRGVGPSILEQIRPFVLQPPR; encoded by the coding sequence ATGGCGGTGGCGGGTTTCCGGCTGCGTGAGACGCAGATGAAGACGCCGATGGAGGGGCCGCTCCATACGACGCTGCCTCAGTGGCGCGTCGATCTCGACCGGGCCGGACCGGATGAACTTGCGGCTCTGCCCGGCATCGGGCCTTCGCTCGCAGGAACCATCGTCGCCGATCGCGAGGCCCGCGGTCCCTTCCGGACACTCGAGGGACTGGACCGGGTCCGCGGAGTCGGGCCCTCGATCCTCGAGCAGATCCGGCCCTTCGTGCTTCAACCGCCGCGCTGA
- the mfd gene encoding transcription-repair coupling factor, protein MQWRDDISASPALSALEEKVRAGGHASVRGATGSSTSIITQALAARTGRVTLLATAHLDEADEALSEWQDLGCNAMRFPALEASAGESLLAAEAFLERLKVADAIERGAVALVVAPIAALMQRVPRADKRPGLYRTLRAGQRLPPAELAAWLASRGYQRMEAVENPGEFSQRGGVFDLYPAAAGGPVRLDFFGDDIEQMHEMDAATQANDRRIESVDILSAEEKQLAPNDEDASFADLLPRDAIFIFAELGEVMEQSRGYWERLDDSTGVIAPNETVKGLMERAAVTLAFNQFSQTNEPASLEVPVTSLSLSESDMAKAFQSLAEFARDSEVIVFCSTDGDLLRTRELVQRHAAGAGVQVVRQHLHRGFRWERPGNKPLMLVPEHELLGRFGVRRRAGAVAAGPRARDLFLHFEKGDYVTHRDHGVAQYQGLVTRASLERGGDDSNRGGGTEASVHPEMEYLTLQFEGGTRLHVPALRVDLVQKYVGAGASRPALSQVGGKRWKAQKERVSEAVRDLAAEMLRVQAVRSATHGIAFPADTPWQGEFEGAFQWEETPDQINAIAATKRDMQSSKPMDRLICGDVGFGKTEVAIRAAFKCVESGRQVAVLVPTTLLAEQHEKTFRDRFRSYPFRIESLSRFKTDAEQSAILKELEAGRLDLIIGTHRLLSKDIRFANLGLVVVDEEQRFGVEHKQKLLSFRATADVLTLSATPIPRTLHMSLLGLRDISSLTTPPADRRAIVTEVMPYSSKRLQQAIRRELAREGQTYYVHNRIRGLDRAAERIQELVPEARIEVGHGQMPSEQLEQVMLRFMRHECDVLVSTSIIESGIDNPRANTMFIDLADLHGLSDLHQLRGRVGRSNHRAYCYLFLPENRPVTDDARRRLRAIEDYSMLGAGFRIAMRDLEIRGAGNLLGAQQSGHIAAVGYEMYCQLLEEAVDGLTSRKKVRSADHVLEIGLAGAIPRGFIPSERRRLEAYRRVSSADTMEALLQTAADIESAYGKMPAPMRMLLDLAELRVLLAACGVRSLVRRDQDYIFQSKMPPLLQRSFARSEATVRVVGKPDEAGVIDVYVRPEKHLADPNRMLKFLRAQLGKVAPSPLVAEK, encoded by the coding sequence ATGCAGTGGCGCGACGACATCTCCGCCTCCCCAGCGCTCTCGGCGCTCGAGGAGAAGGTACGCGCCGGGGGACACGCAAGCGTCCGCGGCGCCACAGGATCGAGCACTTCCATCATCACCCAGGCGCTGGCGGCCCGCACCGGTCGCGTCACGCTGTTGGCGACGGCACATCTGGACGAGGCCGACGAGGCCCTTTCCGAGTGGCAGGATCTGGGCTGCAACGCGATGCGATTTCCGGCACTGGAGGCCTCGGCGGGAGAGAGCCTGTTGGCGGCCGAGGCCTTCCTCGAGCGACTCAAGGTGGCCGACGCGATTGAGCGCGGCGCCGTGGCCCTGGTCGTCGCGCCGATTGCCGCCCTGATGCAGCGCGTTCCCCGCGCTGACAAGCGGCCCGGGCTCTACCGCACGCTGCGCGCCGGCCAGCGCCTGCCGCCCGCGGAGCTCGCGGCTTGGCTTGCCTCGCGCGGCTACCAGCGCATGGAGGCGGTGGAGAATCCCGGCGAGTTTTCCCAGCGCGGCGGAGTCTTCGACCTTTATCCCGCCGCGGCGGGCGGGCCGGTGCGCCTGGATTTCTTTGGCGATGACATCGAGCAGATGCATGAGATGGACGCGGCGACCCAGGCCAACGACCGGCGCATCGAGTCGGTCGACATTCTCAGCGCCGAGGAGAAGCAGCTCGCCCCCAACGACGAGGATGCCTCGTTCGCGGATCTGCTGCCGCGCGACGCGATCTTCATCTTCGCCGAGCTGGGCGAGGTCATGGAGCAGTCGCGCGGCTACTGGGAGCGCCTGGACGACTCGACCGGTGTGATCGCGCCCAACGAAACCGTGAAAGGGCTGATGGAGCGGGCCGCTGTCACGCTGGCCTTCAACCAATTCTCGCAGACCAACGAGCCAGCCTCGCTGGAGGTGCCGGTGACTTCCTTGAGCCTGAGCGAGAGCGACATGGCGAAGGCCTTTCAGTCGTTGGCGGAATTCGCCCGCGATTCGGAGGTGATCGTCTTCTGCTCCACGGATGGTGACCTGCTGCGCACCCGGGAGCTGGTGCAGCGCCACGCCGCCGGCGCCGGCGTGCAGGTGGTCCGCCAGCATCTGCATCGGGGATTCCGCTGGGAGCGACCCGGGAACAAGCCGCTGATGCTCGTGCCCGAGCACGAATTGCTGGGGCGCTTCGGCGTGCGCCGCCGCGCGGGCGCGGTCGCGGCGGGCCCGCGCGCCCGCGACCTCTTCCTGCACTTCGAGAAGGGGGACTACGTCACGCACCGCGATCACGGTGTCGCGCAATACCAGGGGTTGGTGACCCGTGCCTCGCTGGAGCGCGGCGGCGATGATTCAAATCGCGGCGGCGGCACCGAGGCTTCGGTCCATCCCGAGATGGAGTATCTCACGTTGCAGTTCGAGGGGGGGACCCGGCTCCACGTGCCGGCGCTGCGCGTCGATCTGGTGCAGAAGTACGTGGGAGCGGGGGCGTCGCGGCCGGCGCTGAGCCAGGTGGGCGGCAAGCGATGGAAGGCGCAGAAGGAGCGCGTCTCTGAGGCGGTGCGCGACCTCGCCGCCGAGATGCTGCGGGTGCAGGCGGTCCGCTCCGCCACACACGGCATCGCCTTTCCCGCGGACACGCCCTGGCAGGGAGAGTTCGAAGGGGCCTTCCAGTGGGAGGAGACCCCGGACCAGATCAACGCGATCGCCGCGACCAAGCGCGACATGCAATCCTCCAAGCCGATGGACCGGCTGATCTGCGGCGATGTGGGTTTCGGCAAGACCGAGGTGGCGATCCGCGCCGCCTTCAAGTGCGTCGAGAGCGGCCGGCAGGTGGCGGTGCTGGTGCCGACCACGCTGCTGGCGGAGCAGCACGAGAAGACCTTCCGTGACCGCTTCCGCTCCTATCCCTTTCGCATTGAGAGCCTGAGCCGCTTCAAGACGGACGCCGAGCAGAGCGCCATCCTGAAGGAGCTCGAGGCGGGGCGGCTCGACCTGATCATTGGAACGCACCGGCTGCTTTCCAAGGACATCCGCTTCGCCAATCTGGGCCTGGTGGTGGTCGACGAGGAGCAGCGCTTCGGCGTGGAGCACAAGCAAAAACTGCTTTCCTTCCGGGCCACCGCCGATGTGCTCACCCTCAGCGCCACGCCGATTCCGCGGACCCTGCACATGTCGCTGCTGGGCCTGCGCGACATCTCCAGCCTGACCACGCCGCCGGCGGACCGCCGCGCCATCGTGACCGAGGTCATGCCCTATTCGTCGAAGCGCCTGCAGCAGGCGATCCGCCGCGAGCTGGCCCGCGAGGGGCAGACCTACTACGTGCACAACCGGATCCGCGGCCTCGACCGCGCCGCCGAGCGCATTCAGGAGCTGGTGCCCGAGGCCCGCATCGAGGTCGGCCACGGGCAGATGCCCTCGGAGCAGCTCGAACAGGTGATGCTGCGCTTCATGCGCCACGAGTGCGACGTGCTGGTGAGCACCTCGATCATCGAGAGCGGCATCGACAATCCGCGGGCCAACACCATGTTCATCGACCTGGCGGATCTGCACGGCCTCTCCGACCTGCATCAGCTGCGCGGCCGCGTGGGCCGCTCCAACCACCGCGCCTACTGCTACCTCTTTCTGCCGGAGAACCGGCCGGTCACCGACGACGCGCGGCGGCGCCTGCGCGCCATCGAGGACTACAGCATGCTCGGCGCCGGGTTCCGCATCGCCATGCGCGACCTGGAGATCCGCGGCGCGGGCAACCTGCTCGGGGCCCAGCAGAGCGGACACATCGCCGCGGTGGGCTACGAGATGTACTGCCAGCTTCTGGAGGAAGCGGTGGATGGGCTGACGTCGCGCAAGAAGGTGCGCTCGGCGGACCACGTCCTGGAGATCGGGCTCGCCGGGGCGATTCCGCGCGGCTTCATTCCCAGCGAACGCCGGCGGCTGGAGGCCTACCGCCGCGTCTCCAGCGCTGACACGATGGAGGCCTTGTTGCAGACCGCCGCCGACATCGAGAGCGCCTACGGGAAGATGCCGGCGCCGATGCGCATGCTGCTGGATCTGGCGGAATTGCGGGTGCTGCTGGCGGCCTGCGGTGTGCGCTCGCTGGTGCGGCGCGATCAGGACTACATCTTTCAATCCAAGATGCCGCCGTTGCTGCAGCGATCCTTCGCGCGCTCGGAGGCCACCGTCCGGGTTGTCGGCAAGCCGGACGAGGCCGGGGTGATCGACGTCTACGTGCGGCCGGAAAAGCATCTTGCGGATCCGAACCGCATGCTCAAATTTCTCCGCGCACAATTGGGTAAGGTCGCGCCGTCGCCGCTGGTCGCCGAAAAATAA